In one window of Gossypium arboreum isolate Shixiya-1 chromosome 4, ASM2569848v2, whole genome shotgun sequence DNA:
- the LOC108457702 gene encoding GDSL esterase/lipase WDL1-like, translating to MIGPGRPLFVLFGSSIVQFSYSNEGWGAILAHAYARKADIILRGYAGWNSRRALEVLDKVFPKDAAVQPSLVIVYFGGNDSIKPHASGLGPHVPLPEYVENMKKIAMHLKGLSENTHVMFLSTPPVNEEQILETIGIRGRTNEGSLIYSEACLKLCQEVDIKCIDLWTAIQQRDDWKTVCFKDGIHLSSEGSKIVSEEILKALAEEPSLCWRSLPTEFDEDSVNDPVGEDGKNINISNL from the exons ATGATTGGTCCAGGCAGACCTCTCTTCGTCCTCTTTGGATCTTCCATCGTTCAGTTTAGTTACAGCAACGAAGGTTGGGGTGCAATTCTTGCTCATGCATATGCTCGCAAG GCAGACATAATACTGCGAGGATACGCAGGGTGGAACTCGAGGCGTGCTTTGGAAGTTCTAGATAAAGTTTTCCCCAAG GATGCTGCTGTACAACCTTCATTAGTGATAGTTTATTTTGGTGGCAATGACTCAATTAAACCCCACGCATCTGGCCTTGGTCCCCATGTACCTCTTCCAGAATATGTTGAGAACATGAAGAAGATTGCTATGCATCTCAAG GGCCTATCGGAGAACACTCATGTAATGTTCCTTAGCACTCCACCAGTGAATGAGGAACAAATACTAGAAACCATTGGTATACGCGGTCGAACCAATGAAGGTAGCCTGATTTATTCCGAAGCTTGTTTAAAACTATGCCAAGAAGTGGATATAAAATGTATTGATCTTTGGACTGCAATCCAGCAAAGAGATGACTGGAAGACAGTTTGCTTTAA GGATGGCATCCATCTATCCTCCGAGGGAAGCAAGATAGTGAGTGAAGAAATATTGAAAGCCCTGGCAGAGGAACCAAGTTTATGCTGGAGATCATTGCCGACTGAATTTGATGAAGATTCAGTCAATGATCCTGTCGGTGAAGATGGGAAGAACATTAACATTTCAAACCTGTAG